From Geomonas agri, one genomic window encodes:
- a CDS encoding sugar transferase, whose amino-acid sequence MKRTLDFIFALLLAFLFSIPMLVICVLVKVTSPGPVLYWSKRVGKNNILFEMPKFRTMRVDTPAVATHLLTSPERFMTPIGRGLRKSSLDELPQLFTILTGYMSFVGPRPALFNQEDLIALRTVNGVHLLMPGLTGWAQINGRDELPIPLKVELDAYYLKNQSLFLDLYIIWQTFFKVLKSEGVTH is encoded by the coding sequence ATGAAGAGAACATTAGACTTTATTTTTGCGTTGCTGCTGGCATTTCTGTTTAGCATTCCTATGCTTGTTATATGCGTACTTGTGAAGGTTACTTCGCCCGGGCCAGTGTTGTACTGGTCCAAGCGAGTTGGCAAGAATAATATTTTGTTCGAGATGCCAAAGTTTAGAACAATGAGGGTTGATACTCCTGCTGTGGCCACTCACCTGCTCACATCTCCGGAAAGGTTCATGACACCGATCGGGCGGGGACTGCGCAAATCTAGCCTTGACGAACTTCCTCAATTGTTCACCATCCTTACTGGTTATATGAGTTTTGTTGGGCCGCGTCCCGCGCTTTTTAACCAAGAGGATCTGATCGCTCTGAGAACTGTGAACGGGGTGCACCTGCTTATGCCCGGGCTCACTGGTTGGGCCCAGATAAATGGCAGAGACGAGCTCCCCATCCCTCTGAAGGTCGAACTTGACGCATACTACCTGAAAAACCAGTCCCTATTTTTGGATTTGTACATAATCTGGCAGACTTTTTTCAAAGTGCTGAAGAGCGAAGGGGTTACTCATTGA
- a CDS encoding polysaccharide biosynthesis protein yields the protein MFRTRRILVFCLDVVLIAGAFALSFLLRFDFQIPSDQLNNLLQGLMLILAVKPIMFTASGMYRSIWRYASLQDGYEIFRVVTLSSVLSALALVFMKGPFGLPRSIYFLDWFLLFSMVATSRLLWRIYRETKLVPCLHKGKRTLIIGAGEAGNLLLKEIRKQADSTYNVIGFVDDDPEKNGLRLSGVRVIGGTNRLCALVRKYSIEEVIFAIPSGGPELMRRVISNCERAKARFKTLPGITDIIDGKFSMSQIKDVEIEDLLGRDPVVLDQTAIRNYLTDKRVLVTGAAGSIGSEICRQIALFKPAKLVLFDHAETPLFYIEKELAASFPDLRIIPMVGDVKNQDRVETVFDEFGPEVVFHAAAYKHVAMMEYNPAEAVLNNVMGTKVVADAAHKFKVRNFVMVSTDKAVNPTNVMGATKRSAEIYVQALAAKSHTKFTTVRFGNVLGSNGSVIPLFKEQIRNGGPVTVTDKDVVRYFMTIPEASQLVMQAGCIGHGGEIFVLDMGEPVRILSLAEELIRLSGFIPHKEIEIRFTGLKPGEKLFEELLIDGEGIKATTHKKIRVMAPVETDLKKVTAELEQLFNYAKAYDLGAVLASLRSIVPEFVPRYQFDVAPPFAFQRVRPDLFPPQKLSFVRNLRVAGTSEGTAA from the coding sequence ATGTTTCGCACTAGAAGAATCTTGGTTTTCTGCCTCGACGTGGTGCTTATTGCCGGTGCTTTCGCACTCTCCTTTCTGCTTCGTTTCGACTTTCAAATTCCCTCTGATCAACTTAACAACTTGTTGCAAGGACTGATGCTTATCCTTGCAGTCAAACCGATCATGTTCACGGCGTCCGGGATGTATCGTAGCATATGGCGCTATGCCTCGCTCCAAGATGGTTATGAGATCTTTAGGGTTGTTACCCTTTCTTCTGTGCTTTCCGCACTCGCATTGGTTTTCATGAAAGGTCCTTTTGGGCTGCCCCGATCCATATACTTTCTGGACTGGTTTTTGCTCTTTTCCATGGTTGCCACCAGCCGGTTGCTCTGGCGCATCTACCGTGAGACCAAACTGGTACCTTGTTTGCACAAGGGGAAGAGGACTCTTATCATCGGTGCGGGCGAAGCGGGCAATCTCCTGCTCAAGGAGATCCGCAAACAGGCCGACTCAACTTACAATGTCATCGGTTTCGTGGATGACGACCCGGAGAAAAACGGGTTGCGACTCTCCGGCGTGCGTGTTATCGGCGGGACGAACCGGCTGTGTGCGCTTGTGCGCAAATATAGCATCGAGGAGGTCATCTTCGCCATCCCCTCCGGCGGGCCGGAACTGATGCGCCGCGTGATCAGCAACTGCGAAAGGGCCAAGGCCCGTTTCAAGACCTTGCCTGGGATCACCGACATTATCGACGGGAAGTTCTCCATGAGCCAGATCAAGGACGTGGAGATCGAGGACCTCCTGGGACGTGACCCGGTGGTGCTGGACCAGACGGCGATCCGCAACTACCTGACGGACAAGAGGGTGCTGGTGACCGGCGCCGCAGGCAGCATCGGTAGCGAGATCTGTCGCCAGATTGCCCTGTTCAAACCAGCCAAGCTGGTACTCTTCGACCACGCCGAGACCCCGCTCTTCTACATCGAAAAGGAACTCGCCGCCTCATTCCCGGATTTGCGCATCATCCCGATGGTGGGGGATGTGAAGAACCAGGACCGGGTCGAGACGGTTTTTGATGAATTCGGCCCCGAAGTCGTGTTCCATGCTGCGGCGTACAAGCACGTCGCCATGATGGAGTACAACCCGGCCGAGGCGGTCCTTAACAACGTCATGGGTACCAAGGTGGTTGCAGATGCGGCCCACAAGTTCAAGGTGCGCAATTTCGTCATGGTCTCAACCGACAAGGCGGTTAACCCTACCAATGTCATGGGAGCCACCAAGAGGAGCGCCGAGATCTACGTGCAGGCGCTGGCGGCGAAAAGCCACACCAAGTTCACCACGGTCCGTTTCGGCAACGTCCTCGGCAGCAACGGCAGCGTCATCCCGCTCTTCAAGGAACAGATCCGCAACGGCGGTCCGGTGACGGTGACCGACAAGGATGTGGTGCGCTACTTCATGACCATACCGGAAGCATCGCAGTTGGTGATGCAGGCCGGGTGTATCGGGCACGGTGGGGAGATCTTCGTGCTGGACATGGGTGAACCGGTCCGCATACTTTCGCTGGCCGAGGAACTGATCAGGCTCTCCGGTTTCATCCCGCACAAGGAGATCGAGATCCGGTTCACCGGTTTGAAGCCCGGCGAAAAGCTGTTCGAGGAACTGTTGATCGACGGAGAGGGGATCAAGGCGACCACCCACAAGAAAATCAGGGTCATGGCACCGGTGGAGACCGATCTCAAGAAGGTCACGGCCGAGTTGGAGCAGCTCTTCAATTATGCCAAGGCTTACGACCTGGGAGCGGTGCTGGCCTCGCTCAGGAGTATCGTCCCTGAGTTTGTGCCGCGCTACCAGTTCGACGTGGCTCCACCCTTTGCGTTCCAGCGGGTCAGGCCCGACCTGTTCCCGCCCCAGAAGCTCTCATTCGTCCGAAACCTTCGCGTCGCCGGCACCAGTGAGGGAACGGCGGCTTAA